A DNA window from Naumovozyma dairenensis CBS 421 chromosome 10, complete genome contains the following coding sequences:
- the PEX7 gene encoding Pex7p (similar to Saccharomyces cerevisiae PEX7 (YDR142C); ancestral locus Anc_8.316), producing MLRYHINGFSGYNIQYSPFFDNKLAVASASNYGLVGNGKLVILDILPDGTIKESNSFLTQDCLFDVAWNESHESQCLVAQGDGSLRLFDINLQKYPIAIFKEHKKEVLSCNWNLINKNLFLSSSWDGDVKVWSTARQASLITLSPIHTDPTAIVNTKSNINPSLNNVSQPILHPRSTAIRQPVTSASMQGNDNKNCIYQAQFSPHDPNIVACCSGTSYLTLFDLRQPTPNVQRGILTQSGYETLTLDFNKYRSHIIATSGVDKAIKMWDMRFIPSTFSPQSTSTTPILSRRQQEPINEIINAHDLAVKTIKWSPHHSNLMVSTSYDMTCKTWMDISYQNGTSNGRTNSLDPQRRNGCLAIMDKHSEFAFGVDWSLWGQPGFIASTGWDGNVFIWNTLR from the coding sequence ATGTTAAGATACCATATCAATGGATTTAGCGGTTacaatattcaatattccCCCTTTTTCGATAATAAGCTTGCAGTTGCCTCAGCATCTAATTATGGTCTTGTAGGAAACGGGAAGCTGGTCATATTGGATATATTACCTGATGGAACCATAAAGGAATCCAATTCTTTCCTAACTCAAGACTGTTTGTTCGATGTTGCTTGGAACGAATCTCACGAATCACAATGTCTAGTGGCTCAAGGAGATGGTTCATTGAGATTATTCGAtataaatcttcaaaaatatcCCATTGCCATCTTTAAAGAACATAAAAAGGAAGTGTTAAGCTGCAATTGGAATTTGATCAATAAGAATTTGTTCCTTAGTAGTTCATGGGATGGAGATGTTAAAGTTTGGTCAACAGCAAGACAAGCAAGTTTAATAACGTTATCGCCAATTCATACTGATCCTACTGCTATTGTAAACACGAAAAGCAATATTAATCCATCTTTGAACAATGTTAGCCAGCCAATTCTTCATCCTAGATCAACAGCTATACGGCAACCTGTAACATCAGCATCAATGCAGGGAAATGACAATAAAAACTGTATATACCAAGCCCAATTTTCACCACATGATCCTAACATAGTAGCGTGTTGTTCAGGTACTTCATATCTTACTCTTTTCGATCTTCGACAGCCAACACCAAACGTACAAAGAGGTATCTTAACACAAAGTGGATATGAAACATTGACGCTAGATTTCAATAAGTACAGATCACATATAATTGCTACATCAGGTGTAGATAAAGCGATTAAAATGTGGGATATGAGGTTTATTCCTTCCACATTTTCTCCTCAATCTACATCTACAACTccaatattatcaagacGACAACAAGAAcccattaatgaaattatcaaCGCACATGATTTGGCTGTAAAGACAATTAAATGGTCACCACATCATTCCAATTTGATGGTATCTACTTCATATGACATGACATGTAAGACATGGATGGATATTTCATACCAAAATGGTACAAGTAATGGGAGGACGAATTCATTGGATCCACAACGAAGAAATGGTTGTTTAGCGATTATGGATAAACATTCTGAGTTTGCGTTCGGGGTAGATTGGAGTCTTTGGGGACAGCCTGGATTTATCGCTAGTACTGGTTGGGATGGTAATGTCTTCATTTGGAATACTCTTCGATAA
- the MKC7 gene encoding aspartyl protease (similar to Saccharomyces cerevisiae MKC7 (YDR144C) and YPS1 (YLR120C); ancestral locus Anc_8.318) — translation MKIPSILRDTILTTTSSLLLLSTIKNVIATTSIPSQQEQNKKQGEASENQPAPTLKYVKLPFEKYTGDSFESATRNNKPLNQLLKRDNEDGAGYEDVKITNQQSFYSVELAIGTPPQHVTVLVDTGSADLWVTGSMNPFCQSSLNSRNVVIKRDDDDDDDDDDDDTQQAAGMFTEILVTNLSDLGNLSDLLGSFTIISTGIPGGIIPTGVTTATTTGGGGGAGGAGGLPTATNDIPRSERTLDCQEYGTFNSSRSSTFKNNYTSFSISYGDSTFASGTWAQDVLNLSDLNVTGLSFAVANMTNSTVGVLGIGLPALESTYSGASGATQRQMYQYMNFPMVLKQSGAIHTTTYSLFLDDLDESHGSVLFGAIDHSKYTGQLYTVPMINIMRNSGYSNPIQFDVTLFGIGLQNGERNLTLTTTKLAALLDSGTTISYFPTSVVELVARQINAQYSARLGFYTVPCRSVSSNTNLVFDFGGFHISGPLQDFLIQTSQQTCILAMAPQESQHVILGDIFLTHAYVVYDLDNYVIALAQADTSTSNQSSSSDIELITNSTIPRAIRAPLYSETWTANRPVQSGGNIFAGNGTVIYNQGSGSMTTLSGTAGAQQFTSSSTGSASSGTRRENEANAKVAKSYVGSTFALLVTIFMVSLV, via the coding sequence ATGAAGATACCATCAATTTTACGTGATACCATTCTAACTACTACTAGTAGTTTGCTACTTCTTTCAACCATTAAAAATGTAATAGCAACAACATCTATACCATcacaacaagaacaaaacaaaaaacaaggAGAAGCCAGCGAGAACCAGCCTGCTCCTACTCTTAAATACGTCAAATTACCATTCGAGAAATATACTGGAGATTCATTCGAATCAGCCACAAGAAATAACAAACCACTAAATCAGCTACTGAAAAGAGACAACGAGGACGGCGCCGGATATGAAGACGTCAAAATTACTAATCAACAAAGTTTCTATTCAGTAGAATTAGCCATAGGAACACCACCACAACATGTCACTGTCTTGGTAGATACTGGGTCTGCAGATTTATGGGTCACTGGGTCCATGAACCCATTTTGTCAGTCTTCTctaaattcaagaaatgtAGTCATAAAAAGAGATGATGACGACGACGACGACGACGACGACGACGACACACAACAAGCTGCAGGTATGTTCACAGAAATATTGGTTACTAACTTGTCTGACTTGGGTAACTTATCTGACTTGCTAGGTTCATTTACTATCATATCAACAGGTATACCAGGTGGCATCATTCCTACCGGAGTAACAACAGCTACTACCACGGGTGGTGGCGGTGGTGCTGGAGGAGCAGGTGGATTGCCCACAGCAACAAATGACATTCCACGTTCTGAAAGAACACTCGATTGTCAAGAATACGGAACATTCAATAGCAGTAGATCTTCCACTTTTAAGAATAATTATACCTCTTTCAGTATCAGTTACGGTGATTCCACTTTCGCTTCAGGTACATGGGCTCAAGACGTTTTAAACCTTTCAGATTTGAATGTTACAGGACTCTCATTCGCTGTAGCAAATATGACAAACTCTACAGTAGGTGTCCTTGGGATAGGTTTACCTGCATTGGAATCTACTTATTCAGGAGCATCAGGGGCCACTCAAAGACAAATGTACCAATATATGAATTTCCCAATGGTTTTAAAACAATCTGGTGCAATCCATACCACTacatattctttatttttggaTGATCTGGATGAAAGTCATGGTAGTGTTCTTTTCGGTGCCATTGATCATTCCAAATATACAGGTCAATTATATACTGTCCCTATGATTAACATAATGAGAAATAGTGGATATTCTAACCCAATCCAATTCGATGTAACATTATTCGGTATTGGTTTACAAAATGGTGAACGTAATTTAACATTAACCACAACGAAATTAGCAGCGTTATTAGATTCAGGTACAACAATTAGTTATTTCCCAACAAGTGTCGTCGAACTAGTAGCAAGACAAATTAACGCACAATATTCTGCCAGATTAGGTTTCTACACTGTCCCATGTAGATCGGTATCAAGTAATACAAACTTAGTTTTCGATTTCGGTGGATTCCATATCTCAGGTCCATTACAAGATTTCTTAATTCAAACTTCTCAACAAACTTGTATCCTAGCAATGGCTCCACAAGAATCACAACACGTCATCCTTGGTGATATCTTCCTAACTCACGCTTATGTAGTTTACGATTTGGATAATTATGTCATCGCATTAGCCCAAGCGGATACTTCAACTTCAAAtcaatcatcatcatcggATATTGAATTAATCACGAACTCAACTATACCAAGAGCTATTAGAGCGCCATTATATTCAGAAACTTGGACAGCTAATAGACCAGTTCAATCAGGTGGTAATATCTTTGCTGGAAATGGTACAGTCATATACAATCAAGGATCAGGATCAATGACTACGTTAAGTGGGACTGCTGGTGCTCAACAATTTACATCTTCAAGTACAGGATCTGCTAGTTCCGGTACTAGAAGGGAAAATGAAGCAAATGCTAAAGTGGCAAAGTCGTATGTTGGTTCAACCTTCGCGTTGTTGGTTACTATCTTTATGGTTTCTTTGGTttaa